A single window of Oncorhynchus clarkii lewisi isolate Uvic-CL-2024 chromosome 10, UVic_Ocla_1.0, whole genome shotgun sequence DNA harbors:
- the LOC139418355 gene encoding neurite extension and migration factor-like yields the protein MDVFQEPNFAVLASNLEQINKGDENESHNQDSSLKLDSLDTPPKANLPKGGPESERTSLSPSSPLSPTETPEPSTTTADDSSSTHTISLTSSCSTKLVSHWALPEDCSDKAAFTMMETGSVSALSGGDCLMPQSRTCLGCFIESKDATEPEPGLDLGRDYDPCPVSCPDMAMQCMSSGIRYGDQLLSDQLLSYPEHKVRAVEKTDEEKSAEDSDSEDATSKSIYEGLLLDKCNGEEALLANSSQDWGCFESFISESKIELLDLCSKNELSVNLFSEEDVDNYMFDDEDSTLGSDVCSLKIRYESFQDNVREKTNTIQEETQFNFFPSVVAKKEGEGAVKKEAEVPQVNGEKVEVWAAGEKVDKNNSSSSAEVMPSVSPESSYLFDFNNSTEDSGEYSDDSSCTGSSLDTCQTKRKHCFLSRENSSSSSQLSYGLRSKRKVRYSDDYLYDVDSIESEKNTEKKEKQPVGPKKEEDDDWCPKKRRKSSRKEPPVIIKYIIINRFKGEKHMLVKLGKIDTSETTVSLSKDLVHKYHRMAPLKDYWQKRRQKMQEQRRLAAGDKNTFPNGCRRSLNSSLTKRKYRIANRVRIQRIHTVELSPNHADHKQEVRAAEDQAACTDMASITTTTSDCAARLDQGSVTGKSRSLEREGKRLGNKILKIRKFKSEARLKSKKMTEAQQEDGKTVVHLHEVGPLSPSQHPDIVYSKAGSPQLCDDSTVSVDPTEKSTFTPAPCSSSSTMTHPVNVNSGLPVIPGGYLQTLLDASDSSSNTGLSYYSQQQQQQNPRQQFPHGLYQEENPFTNLQLAQSCVLSPPSESELQQSPSNSNQMEPNFTHISWQSGGEQLPFTSDIPPESAGFSNTMPLPMTNNLPLSGYSQVNVDGNRLLNDKAHLPEEPPGPDSTLQASRSAEEEQVQFHRVTLNTENSRLASYDSMGSLSASSSNYSTMSHKSCEKESEEDVNENFLAHCSPKLVIQQSTDEITPLRESTDLLDISNFTPDKFRHSSLSEMSPPDTPNLSPQVMGPEMRESLGKAREFQGETGDMTLSTTPDGTKWDCNVLPQQNHDGRAINNHQFQFHTFNDNDGTGLGDKIDGTDVFDEQAESIGGRTKGPKSKRKTTSKQKTKTPRAPKTEKNKAPRQNSRSSKKLKALLDAKAKAKGEESEGLAGLSEDWPLLVEHGGGWVDGGNNNNSAVDDDQREFEEPSNILSNIVSGMAEVERFMKVSIEPLWDPMSGLCQPPEANSLKTKTLKILAGTTADVRKKGGYATSPGAGRGRKATGRGAKNQSKFIPSNPFFPPLTLDCNMFNKSSLGIPGICGPAHKKMYRHKTSAKFAGDENNTGKRDSSKNVALMASYEKLSGTDCPSLTMSKFSLWLSTNV from the exons ATGGATGTTTTTCAAGAACCCAACTTTGCTGTGCTGGCTTCAAACCTGGAACAGATCAACAAAGGGGACGAGAATG AATCACACAACCAGGACAGTTCTTTGAAGCTAGACAGTCTCGACACCCCTCCTAAAGCCAATCTACCAAAAGGAGGCCCTGAGAGTGAGAGGACCTCACTTAGCCCATCCTCACCTCTCAGCCCAACAGAGACCCCTGAGCCCAGCACCACTACTGCTGATGACTCCTCATCCACTCACACcatctccctcacctcctcctgctccaccaaGTTGGTGAGTCACTGGGCTCTTCCAGAGGACTGTAGTGACAAGGCTGCCTTCACCATGATGGAGACAGGGAGTGTCTCGGCCCTGTCTGGGGGGGACTGCCTTATGCCACAAAGCCGCACCTGCCTGGGCTGCTTCATCGAGAGCAAGGACGCTACAGAGCCTGAGCCAGGGCTGGACCTGGGCCGGGACTatgacccctgtcctgtctcctgtcctgaCATGGCCATGCAGTGCATGAGTTCTGGTATCCGCTACGGGGATCAGCTACTCTCAGACCAGCTCCTCAGCTACCCAGAGCACAAGGTTAGAGCGGTGGAGAAGACAGATGAGGAGAAGTCAGCGGAGGACAGTGACTCGGAGGATGCCACGTCAAAGAGTATCTACGAAGGCCTGCTCCTGGACAAGTGCAACGGTGAGGAGGCTCTGCTGGCCAACTCCAGCCAGGACTGGGGCTGCTTTGAGTCCTTTATCAGCGAGAGTAAGATCGAGCTGCTGGACCTCTGCTCTAAGAACGAGCTCTCTGTAAACCTCTTCTCAGAAGAGGACGTAGACAACTATATGTTTGATGATGAGGACTCCACCCTGGGCAGCGACGTGTGCTCGCTGAAGATCCGCTACGAGTCCTTCCAGGACAACGTCCGAGAGAAGACCAACACCATTCAGGAGGAAACCCAGTTCAACTTCTTCCCAAGTGTCGTCGCcaaaaaggagggagagggagcagtgaAGAAGGAAGCTGAAGTGCCGCAGGTGAATGGAGAGAAGGTCGAAGTCTGGGCGGCTGGAGAAAAGGTTGACAAAAACAACAGCAGCAGCTCTGCTGAAGTGATGCCCAGTGTCAGTCCAGAGAGCAGCTACCTGTTTGACTTCAACAACTCCACAGAGGACTCTGGAGAGTACAGCGATGACAGCTCCTGTACTGGATCCTCCCTTGACACCTGCCAGACCAAACGGAAACACTGCTTCCTCTCCAGGGAGAACTCCAGCTCCTCCAGTCAGCTGAGCTATGGGCTGAGGTCCAAGAGGAAAGTCCGATACAGCGACGACTATCTGTACGACGTGGATTCTATCGAGAGCGAGAAGAACACGGAGAAAAAGGAGAAGCAGCCGGTGGGTCCAAAAAAAGAGGAGGATGACGACTGGTGTCCAAAGAAGAGGAGAAAATCCTCACGAAAAGAGCCTCCGGTGATAATCAAATACATCATCATAAACCGATTTAAAGGGGAGAAGCACATGTTAGTAAAGCTGGGAAAAATTGACACATCAGAGACAACAGTAAGCTTAAGTAAGGACTTAGTTCATAAGTACCATAGAATGGCCCCTCTGAAAGACTACTGGCAAAAGAGGCGCCAGAAAATGCAGGAGCAGCGCAGGCTGGCTGCTGgtgataaaaacacatttccgAATGGCTGCAGGCGTTCCCTTAATTCTAGCCTGACAAAACGAAAATACAGGATTGCAAATAGAGTCCGGATTCAAAGAATTCACACTGTAGAGCTCTCGCCAAACCACGCCGATCACAAGCAAGAGGTGCGAGCAGCTGAGGATCAGGCTGCCTGTACAGATATGgcatcaataacaacaacaacctctgACTGTGCCGCTAGATTAGACCAAGGAAGTGTGACAGGAAAAAGCAGATCgctagagagggaggggaaaagacTTGGAAATAAGATTTTGAAAATAAGGAAATTTAAAAGCGAGGCCAGACTGAAGTCGAAAAAAATGACAGAGGCTCAGCAGGAGGATGGTAAAACTGTGGTACACCTACATGAGGTTGGCCCACTATCCCCAAGTCAGCACCCTGACATAGTTTACTCTAAAGCAGGTAGCCCCCAGCTTTGTGATGACTCTACTGTCAGTGTCGACCCCACTGAAAAGTCTACTTTTACACCAGCCCCCTGCTCCTCTTCCAGCACAATGACCCATCCTGTAAATGTGAATAGTGGTCTGCCTGTCATCCCCGGAGGCTACCTACAGACATTACTAGATGCCTCTGACTCATCCAGTAACACTGGACTGTCATATTactcccagcagcagcagcagcagaatcCCCGACAACAGTTTCCCCATGGGCTCTACCAGGAAGAGAATCCATTCACTAACCTACAGCTGGCCCAGAGCTGTGTTCTATCTCCTCCCTCAGAGTCCGAGCTCCAACAATCCCCCTCTAACTCCAATCAGATGGAGCCAAACTTCACTCACATATCATGGCAGTCTGGAGGTGAACAGCTACCATTTACATCTGACATTCCACCTGAATCTGCAGGCTTTTCCAACACCATGCCTTTGCCAATGACAAACAACTTGCCCTTGTCAGGATATAGTCAAGTCAATGTAGATGGTAACAGACTGCTGAATGATAAGGCACATTTACCTGAAGAGCCACCAGGACCAGACTCAACCCTACAGGCCAGCCGGTCAGCTGAAGAGGAACAGGTGCAGTTCCATAGAGTCACTCTAAACACAGAGAACAGCAGGCTGGCCAGCTATGACTCTATGGGTTCACTGTCGGCCTCCTCTAGCAACTACAGCACTATGAGTCACAAGTCCTGTGAGAAGGAGAGTGAAGAGGATGTGAACGAGAACTTCTTGGCCCACTGTAGTCCCAAACTGGTGATCCAGCAAAGTACTGATGAAATCACTCCCCTTAGGGAGTCCACAGACCTACTGGACATCTCCAACTTCACCCCCGATAAGTTCAGGCACTCGTCGTTGTCAGAGATGTCGCCACCCGACACACCAAATCTCTCCCCACAGGTGATGGGTCCAGAAATGAGGGAAAGCCTAGGAAAGGCCAGGGAGTTtcaaggagagacaggagacatgacTCTCTCAACTACACCTGATGGGACTAAGTGGGACTGTAATGTCCTGCCACAACAAAACCATGATGGCAGAGCGATAAACAATCATCAGTTCCAGTTCCATACTTTCAATGACAATGATGGCACAGGGTTGGGTGATAAGATTGACGGCACGGACGTCTTTGATGAGCAGGCTGAATCTATTGGAGGCCGAACTAAAGGTCCCAAGTCAAAAAGGAAAACAACCAGTAAACAGAAAACCAAGACTCCAAGGGCCCCCAAGACAGAGAAGAACAAAGCCCCTAGACAGAATTCTCGTTCATCCAAAAAGCTAAAAGCCCTGCTTGATGCAAAGGCAAAGGCGAAAGGTGAAGAAAGTGAAGGTCTTGCTGGACTGTCAGAAGACTGGCCTTTACTGGTGGAGCACGGTGGGGGCTGGGTAGACGgcggaaacaacaacaacagtgctGTGGATGACGACCAGCGAGAGTTTGAGGAGCCCTCCAACATCCTGTCCAACATAGTCTCTGGGATGGCAGAGGTCGAGAGGTTTATGAAGGTGTCCATCGAGCCACTATGGGACCCCATGTCTGGACTCTGTCAGCCTCCAGAGGCCAACAGCCTTAAAACTAAGACACTCAAAATCCTGGCGGGCACAACAGCTGACGTCAGGAAAAAGGGTGGTTATGCCACCTCCCCTGGGGCAGGAAGGGGCAGGAAGGCAACTGGCAGGGGAGCCAAAAACCAATCCAAGTTCATTCCTTCAAACCCCTtcttcccccctctcactctAGACTGCAACATGTTCAACAAGTCCAGCCTCGGTATACCTGGCATCTGTGGGCCCGCACACAAAAAAATGTACCGTCACAAAACCAGTGCAAAATTTGCTGGAGACGAAAACAATACAGGGAAGCGGGACTCGAGCAAGAACGTAGCTCTGATGGCCTCTTATGAGAAACTGAG CGGAACAGATTGCCCCTCCTTAACAATGTCAAAATTCAGTTTGTGGCTCTCCACAAATGTTTAA